The following are encoded together in the Xanthobacter autotrophicus Py2 genome:
- a CDS encoding amino acid adenylation domain (TIGRFAM: methyltransferase FkbM family; amino acid adenylation domain~PFAM: AMP-dependent synthetase and ligase; condensation domain protein; phosphopantetheine-binding; Non-ribosomal peptide synthetase~KEGG: ana:all2645 peptide synthetase) — protein sequence MNIEERLAQLSPQQRELLARRLGQRPQAPAAPRIPPQPRDGRGFPLSFAQERLWFEHQIDPLSVAYNEAVVLRVRGPLRLDFIGAALDELIARHEILRTGIVSAGGTAEQVIAPPAPLPLERRDLAGQGDEALDEAIREVIRRPFALAMPPLLRLCALELGPDEQVLVFAVHHIVLDGWSAAGLFREIFAVYGARQRGERLPAPAPQVQYADYAVWERARFASGALDGERDFWTRTLADAPPPPALPLDRPRPALRGTSGGRVVFRCDADLSAALRTLAQSCETTLFATLAAAYGVLLSRHGGIDDVLLAVPSTTRDLPELESAVGLFINTLVLRLRLDAQASFRDALGAVSAAATGARAHQLYPHERLVEHLRRERDLGPVPLTALMFDVQKLPAGIAPAGLTVEYLDVDPGTSKFDLGLSIKDDGAGLVGTFEYSADLFDRTSVEAMARQFQALLADIAARPDAELADLALMSDEEAREALAAGLGPALEIGPERRLHVLFAAVAARQPEAIAVTCGADSLTYAELDAAANRLSHRLISLGAGPGQAVALRLQRSVGLIIGLVGILKAGAAYVPLDPHWPAARQAEILAQSGARIAVAHAADGALGEGITLCDPAIADEPATAPEIAVGPDDPAYILYTSGSTGRPRGVLVPHGAVVNLFHALHASVHAGLGDGPLRVAMNGPVVFDTSVKQIIQLLGGHTLDVIPDAAREDPAALVAYLRDHAIDVLDVTPTHLSMLLAEGLLAPGHARPKAVLVGGEPIDGALWAQLAAPSDVRFFNLYGPTECTVDATAALIAGPVPHMGWALANVRTYVLNGAGRPVPQGVAGELYIGGAGVARGYLGEPELTARRFVALPFDNGPVYRTGDLVRRRADGSLVFLGRADAQVKLRGYRIEPGEIAAALKAVEGVRDAAVVLHGAGAMQRLVAYVVADPARAPLVSGAPRHVLPNGLAVAHLNRNETDFLYEEMFELEAYFRHGVELRAGDTVFDVGANIGLFTLAAHLAVPDVRVHAFEPNPTVCALARANAALYGVAATVHNTGLAAAPGQAAFTFYPGFSFLSGLHADRAADADVVRSFVRKHDSEGGEGFAPALLEELLEDRLASRTLDVALDTLSDVMAREGVERIDLLKINVEKSEAEVLAGIRANDWPKIRQVALELHDINGRLESVLALLKAQGFIVSAEQDWRLEESAKTNFYLYAHRGLRPGSRPPRAAILPVLDAEGLRVALAGRLPDYMVPADIIFLDALPLTPNGKLDTRALPAPTAPAAPEAAAPRTETERRLATLWAEVLQREAVGIHDDFFRIGGHSLLATLLMAQLRARFDVALPLRALFEAPTVARLAARIEAEPVVADGADAAAGLPQLTPDPAAWHESFPLTPIQEAYWMGRTATFELGQAATQIYLELEQVGWDLPRIEAAWNRLVKRHDMLRAIILSEERQQVLAEVPYYSIAVEDLRGRPADAVERHLAEVRAAMSGQTLPADRWPLFQIRATLMDGGRVRLHVGVDALIADAASLFLLFDEWRRSYEADGDTRPPLAIGFRDYVLAERGLHQGALYQAAQRYWFDRLDTLPPAPDLPVDRAAAAALDKPHFVRRSRRLSPAQWQALKDRAAKAGLTPSLVLIAAYAQALANWSASPRFTLNLTTFNRLPLHPDVTGLMGDFTTLTLLEADHSQPASFLDRARALQARLWDDLEHRTISGIEVLRALAQRRRSGVSALMPVVFTSALDIDPAGQKAQRFGEVVESVSQTPQVWLDHQVMEWNGTLVLNWDAVEAIFPPGLLDDFATAHGDLVERLATSDSAWSEAQGRLAPAAQIARRAAVNRTREDFPPRRLEDAFRAHAAAHPEAVALLTSRRAVTYGELNRRAAEIAGLLRARGEGPGRLVAVVMRKDWEQVAAVLGILMAGAAYLPVDPDLPSERRAYLLAHCDVTTALTQSAVDAALDWPDGIARIAVDLLEATGGASADIGPFSLDDLAYVLFTSGSTGVPKGVMISQRAIANSIADFTRRYGFTPRDRTLGLSALGFDLSVFDIFCPLSAGGAIVLPDADKLRDPEHWADLARRHNVTVWQSVPVLMQMMVEALEPRRELWPASLRCVVMSGDWIPVSLPDRIRAFDPAIALHGQGGATETSINAVVYPIGAVDPAWRSIPYGKPFANQTAHILNALLEPAPDHVPGELYIGGTGLADGYWKDEAKTRAAFIRHPRTGERLYRTGDYGRFLPDGNIEFLGRRDTQIKVNGHRIELGEIEAVLAQHPGVEHAVAAAPADALGHRRLVAYVVLKPRPEAEQEPGGDLSTDNVLADPMARVAFKLDRHGLRAPAPDAETVALPGGSFDAARRAAWLARQSFRHFEGEGVTMERLGALLGALQELPMEGAPLPKFRYPSAGSLYPVQAYVVAKPGRVAGLAGGAYYYDPSRHRLVAVGPGAEMTPLYPGPNRPLVEASAFSLVLVGRRAAVEPLYGPLWRDFCLLEAGYMGQLLSAAAPEHRLGLCPLGFLAEGPARALLGLDDADVVLHSFAGGAITEAQLASWSPEEVPQQPSPVDELRAYLRRKLPDYMLPSSFILLDALPLSANGKVDRDALPSPDAVLPAADAGAAPATDVEKTIAEVVEAVLQLPALGLDSNFFDLGANSVHLVQIHRRLQEQLARTFPLVDLFQNPSIRRLALFLDGGAAALETDDIVARVERAKQDRARRLARRRTGGNSTEAEAAS from the coding sequence ATGAACATCGAAGAGCGCCTCGCCCAATTGTCCCCCCAGCAGCGCGAACTGCTGGCGCGCCGGCTCGGGCAGCGGCCGCAGGCCCCGGCCGCACCGCGCATCCCGCCCCAGCCGCGCGACGGGCGGGGCTTTCCTTTGTCGTTCGCGCAGGAGCGGTTGTGGTTCGAGCACCAGATCGATCCTTTGAGCGTGGCCTATAACGAGGCGGTGGTGCTGCGCGTGCGCGGTCCGCTCCGGCTCGACTTCATCGGCGCGGCCCTCGACGAGTTGATCGCCCGGCACGAGATTTTGCGCACCGGCATCGTCTCGGCCGGGGGCACGGCGGAGCAGGTCATCGCCCCGCCGGCGCCGCTGCCGCTGGAGCGGCGCGATCTTGCGGGGCAGGGCGATGAGGCGCTGGACGAGGCGATCCGCGAGGTGATCCGCCGCCCGTTCGCCCTTGCCATGCCGCCGCTGCTGCGGCTCTGCGCGCTTGAGTTGGGGCCGGATGAGCAGGTGCTGGTGTTCGCGGTCCACCACATCGTGCTCGACGGCTGGTCAGCCGCCGGCCTGTTCCGCGAGATCTTCGCCGTCTATGGCGCCCGCCAGCGCGGGGAGCGCCTGCCGGCCCCCGCGCCGCAGGTCCAATATGCCGATTATGCGGTGTGGGAGCGCGCGCGCTTCGCCAGCGGCGCGCTGGATGGGGAACGCGATTTCTGGACGCGGACGCTGGCGGATGCCCCGCCGCCGCCCGCCCTGCCGCTGGACCGCCCGCGCCCGGCCTTGCGCGGCACCTCAGGCGGGCGCGTGGTTTTTCGCTGCGATGCGGACTTGAGCGCGGCGCTGCGCACGCTCGCCCAGAGCTGCGAGACCACTTTATTCGCGACGCTGGCGGCGGCCTACGGCGTGCTCTTGTCGCGTCATGGCGGCATCGATGATGTGCTCCTTGCCGTGCCCTCCACCACCCGCGACCTGCCGGAGCTGGAAAGCGCGGTGGGCCTGTTCATCAACACGCTGGTGCTGCGCCTGAGGCTGGACGCGCAAGCCTCGTTCCGCGATGCGCTGGGCGCTGTGAGCGCGGCGGCGACCGGCGCGCGGGCGCACCAGCTTTATCCCCACGAGCGGCTGGTGGAGCATCTGCGCAGGGAACGGGATCTGGGTCCCGTGCCGCTCACAGCGCTCATGTTCGACGTGCAGAAGCTGCCGGCGGGCATCGCGCCGGCGGGGCTCACCGTCGAGTATCTGGACGTGGACCCCGGCACCAGCAAGTTCGATCTCGGCCTCTCCATCAAGGATGACGGCGCCGGGCTGGTGGGCACCTTCGAGTATTCAGCCGACCTGTTCGACCGCACGAGCGTGGAAGCCATGGCGCGGCAATTCCAGGCTCTGCTGGCGGACATCGCCGCCCGGCCGGACGCAGAGCTGGCCGACCTTGCCCTCATGTCGGATGAGGAGGCGCGGGAGGCGCTGGCCGCCGGCCTCGGGCCTGCGCTGGAGATCGGCCCGGAGCGGCGGCTCCATGTGCTCTTCGCCGCCGTGGCCGCGCGCCAGCCGGAGGCGATTGCGGTCACCTGCGGGGCGGACAGCCTCACCTATGCCGAACTGGACGCCGCCGCCAACCGGCTGTCCCATCGCCTCATCAGCCTCGGCGCCGGGCCGGGGCAGGCGGTGGCGCTGCGGCTTCAGCGCTCGGTGGGGCTGATCATCGGCCTCGTCGGCATCCTGAAGGCCGGGGCGGCCTATGTGCCGCTGGATCCCCACTGGCCGGCGGCACGGCAGGCGGAGATCCTGGCCCAAAGCGGCGCCCGCATCGCCGTGGCGCATGCGGCGGATGGCGCTCTGGGTGAGGGGATAACCCTGTGCGACCCCGCCATTGCCGATGAGCCTGCCACGGCGCCGGAGATCGCCGTGGGGCCGGATGACCCGGCCTATATCCTCTACACCTCCGGCTCCACGGGGCGTCCGCGCGGGGTGTTGGTGCCCCACGGTGCGGTGGTGAACCTGTTCCACGCGCTTCATGCCAGCGTCCATGCCGGCCTCGGCGACGGGCCGCTGCGGGTGGCGATGAACGGGCCGGTGGTGTTCGACACCTCGGTCAAGCAGATCATCCAGCTGCTCGGTGGCCACACGCTGGACGTGATCCCCGATGCGGCGCGGGAGGACCCGGCCGCGCTGGTCGCCTATCTGCGCGACCACGCCATCGACGTGCTGGACGTGACGCCCACCCATCTCTCCATGTTGCTGGCCGAGGGCCTGCTGGCGCCCGGCCACGCGCGGCCGAAGGCAGTGCTGGTGGGCGGCGAGCCCATCGACGGGGCCTTGTGGGCGCAGCTTGCGGCGCCGTCCGACGTGCGTTTCTTCAACCTCTACGGGCCGACGGAATGCACCGTCGATGCCACCGCCGCCCTGATTGCCGGCCCCGTGCCCCACATGGGCTGGGCGTTGGCGAACGTGCGCACCTATGTGCTGAACGGCGCCGGCCGCCCGGTGCCGCAGGGCGTGGCGGGGGAGCTGTACATCGGCGGCGCGGGGGTGGCGCGGGGCTATCTGGGCGAACCGGAGCTGACCGCCCGGCGCTTCGTTGCGCTGCCGTTCGACAACGGGCCGGTCTATCGCACCGGCGATCTCGTGCGCCGCCGGGCCGATGGCTCGCTTGTCTTCCTCGGCCGGGCCGACGCGCAGGTGAAATTGCGCGGCTATCGCATCGAGCCGGGAGAGATCGCCGCCGCGCTGAAGGCGGTGGAGGGCGTGCGCGATGCCGCCGTGGTGCTCCACGGGGCGGGCGCGATGCAGCGCTTGGTGGCCTATGTGGTGGCTGATCCCGCCCGCGCGCCGCTGGTGAGCGGCGCGCCGCGCCATGTGCTGCCCAACGGCCTTGCTGTGGCGCATCTCAACCGCAACGAGACCGACTTCCTCTACGAGGAAATGTTCGAGCTGGAAGCCTATTTCCGCCACGGGGTGGAACTGCGCGCCGGCGATACGGTGTTCGACGTTGGGGCCAATATCGGCCTCTTCACCCTGGCGGCCCATCTCGCCGTGCCCGACGTGCGGGTGCATGCCTTTGAGCCCAACCCCACGGTCTGCGCGCTGGCGCGGGCCAACGCGGCGCTTTATGGCGTTGCCGCCACCGTTCACAACACGGGGCTCGCCGCCGCGCCGGGGCAGGCCGCTTTCACCTTCTATCCCGGCTTCTCCTTCCTCTCCGGCCTTCACGCCGACCGGGCGGCGGATGCGGACGTGGTGCGCTCCTTCGTGCGCAAGCACGATAGCGAGGGCGGTGAGGGCTTCGCCCCGGCCCTGCTGGAGGAATTGCTGGAGGACCGCCTCGCCAGCCGCACCCTCGATGTGGCGCTGGACACCCTCTCGGATGTCATGGCGCGGGAGGGGGTGGAGCGCATCGATCTGCTGAAGATCAATGTGGAGAAGAGCGAGGCTGAGGTCCTTGCCGGCATCCGCGCCAACGACTGGCCGAAGATCCGGCAGGTGGCGCTGGAGCTGCACGACATAAACGGGCGGCTGGAGTCCGTTCTGGCGCTTTTGAAGGCGCAGGGCTTCATCGTGAGCGCGGAGCAGGACTGGCGGCTTGAGGAGAGCGCCAAGACCAATTTCTACCTCTACGCCCATCGCGGGCTGCGCCCCGGCTCCCGCCCGCCGCGCGCCGCCATCCTTCCCGTGCTCGATGCCGAAGGCCTGCGCGTGGCGCTGGCCGGCCGCCTGCCGGACTACATGGTGCCGGCGGACATCATCTTCCTTGATGCGCTGCCACTGACCCCCAACGGCAAGCTCGATACGCGCGCGCTGCCCGCGCCCACTGCTCCCGCCGCGCCGGAAGCCGCCGCCCCGCGCACCGAGACCGAGCGGCGCCTCGCCACCCTGTGGGCCGAGGTGCTGCAGCGCGAGGCCGTGGGCATCCATGATGACTTCTTCCGCATCGGCGGGCATTCGCTTTTGGCCACCCTGCTGATGGCGCAGCTGCGCGCCCGCTTCGACGTGGCGCTGCCGCTGCGCGCTCTGTTCGAGGCGCCTACCGTTGCGCGGCTCGCCGCGCGCATCGAGGCCGAGCCGGTGGTGGCGGATGGCGCGGATGCCGCCGCCGGCCTGCCGCAGCTGACGCCAGACCCGGCGGCGTGGCACGAGTCGTTCCCGCTCACCCCCATCCAGGAAGCCTATTGGATGGGGCGCACCGCCACCTTCGAGCTGGGGCAGGCGGCGACCCAGATCTATCTGGAGCTGGAGCAGGTCGGCTGGGACCTGCCGCGGATCGAAGCGGCGTGGAACCGGCTGGTGAAGCGCCACGACATGCTGCGCGCCATCATCCTCAGCGAGGAGCGCCAGCAGGTGCTGGCGGAGGTGCCCTATTATTCCATCGCGGTCGAGGATTTGCGCGGCCGCCCTGCCGACGCGGTGGAGCGCCATCTTGCAGAGGTGCGCGCCGCCATGAGCGGGCAGACCCTGCCGGCCGATCGCTGGCCCCTGTTCCAGATCCGCGCCACCCTCATGGATGGCGGCCGGGTGCGCCTCCATGTGGGCGTGGACGCGCTGATCGCGGACGCCGCCAGCCTGTTCCTGCTGTTCGACGAGTGGCGCCGGAGCTACGAGGCGGACGGCGACACCCGCCCGCCGCTCGCCATCGGCTTCCGCGACTATGTGCTGGCCGAGCGCGGCCTGCACCAGGGCGCGCTCTACCAGGCCGCGCAGCGCTACTGGTTCGACCGGCTGGACACCCTGCCGCCGGCGCCGGACCTGCCGGTGGACCGGGCGGCGGCGGCCGCGCTGGACAAGCCCCATTTCGTGCGCCGCTCCCGCCGGCTCTCCCCCGCCCAGTGGCAGGCGCTGAAGGACCGCGCCGCCAAGGCCGGGCTGACGCCGTCGCTGGTGCTCATCGCCGCCTATGCGCAGGCGCTTGCCAACTGGAGCGCCAGCCCGCGCTTCACCTTGAACCTCACCACCTTCAACCGCCTGCCGCTGCACCCCGACGTGACCGGCCTGATGGGCGACTTCACAACCCTCACTTTGCTGGAAGCGGACCACAGCCAGCCGGCCTCCTTCCTCGATCGGGCGCGGGCATTGCAGGCCCGGCTGTGGGACGATCTGGAGCACCGCACCATCAGCGGGATCGAGGTGCTGCGCGCGCTCGCCCAGCGTCGCCGCAGCGGCGTGTCGGCGCTGATGCCGGTGGTGTTCACCAGCGCCCTCGACATCGACCCCGCCGGCCAGAAGGCCCAGCGCTTCGGCGAGGTGGTGGAGAGCGTGTCGCAGACCCCGCAGGTCTGGCTCGACCATCAGGTGATGGAGTGGAACGGCACGCTGGTGCTGAACTGGGATGCGGTGGAGGCGATCTTCCCGCCCGGCCTCCTGGATGATTTCGCCACCGCCCACGGCGATCTGGTGGAGCGCCTCGCCACCTCCGACAGCGCGTGGAGCGAAGCGCAGGGCCGCCTTGCCCCCGCCGCGCAGATCGCCCGCCGCGCCGCCGTCAACCGGACCCGGGAGGATTTCCCGCCGCGCCGGCTGGAAGACGCCTTCCGCGCGCACGCTGCCGCTCATCCCGAAGCTGTGGCCCTCCTCACCAGCCGCCGCGCCGTGACCTATGGCGAACTCAACCGGCGCGCGGCCGAGATCGCCGGCCTGTTGCGGGCGCGGGGCGAAGGGCCGGGCCGCCTCGTCGCGGTGGTCATGCGCAAGGACTGGGAGCAGGTGGCCGCCGTGCTCGGCATCCTCATGGCGGGCGCGGCCTATCTGCCGGTGGACCCGGACCTGCCCAGCGAGCGCCGGGCCTATCTGCTCGCCCATTGCGATGTCACCACCGCCCTCACCCAGTCCGCCGTTGATGCGGCGCTGGACTGGCCGGACGGCATCGCGCGCATCGCCGTGGACCTGCTGGAGGCGACGGGCGGGGCGAGTGCCGATATCGGCCCGTTTTCCCTCGATGATCTGGCTTACGTGCTCTTCACCTCCGGCTCCACCGGGGTGCCGAAGGGGGTGATGATCAGCCAGCGGGCCATCGCCAATTCCATCGCCGACTTCACCCGCCGCTACGGCTTCACCCCGCGCGACCGCACGCTCGGCCTTTCGGCACTGGGCTTCGACCTTTCGGTGTTCGACATCTTCTGCCCGCTGTCCGCCGGCGGCGCCATCGTGCTGCCGGACGCCGACAAGCTGCGCGATCCCGAGCATTGGGCGGACCTTGCCCGCCGCCATAACGTCACAGTCTGGCAATCGGTGCCGGTGCTGATGCAGATGATGGTGGAGGCGCTGGAGCCGCGCCGCGAGCTGTGGCCAGCATCCCTGCGCTGCGTGGTCATGAGCGGGGACTGGATCCCGGTGTCCCTGCCCGACCGCATCCGCGCCTTCGATCCCGCCATCGCGCTCCACGGCCAGGGCGGAGCGACGGAAACCTCCATCAATGCGGTGGTCTATCCCATCGGCGCGGTGGACCCGGCGTGGCGCTCCATTCCCTATGGCAAGCCCTTCGCCAACCAGACCGCCCACATCCTGAACGCTTTGCTGGAGCCCGCGCCCGACCACGTGCCGGGCGAGCTCTACATCGGCGGCACCGGCCTTGCGGACGGCTACTGGAAGGACGAGGCGAAGACGCGCGCCGCCTTCATCCGCCATCCCCGCACCGGAGAGCGGCTGTACCGCACCGGCGATTACGGGCGCTTCCTGCCCGATGGCAACATCGAGTTCCTCGGCCGGCGCGACACCCAGATCAAGGTGAACGGCCACCGCATCGAGCTGGGCGAGATTGAGGCCGTTCTGGCGCAGCATCCGGGCGTGGAGCACGCCGTGGCGGCGGCGCCGGCGGATGCCCTCGGCCATCGCCGGCTGGTGGCCTATGTGGTGCTCAAGCCCCGGCCGGAGGCCGAACAGGAACCGGGCGGGGACCTGAGCACGGACAATGTGCTCGCCGATCCCATGGCGCGGGTTGCTTTCAAGCTCGACCGCCACGGCCTGCGCGCGCCCGCGCCTGACGCGGAAACCGTGGCGCTGCCCGGCGGCAGCTTCGATGCGGCGCGTCGCGCGGCCTGGCTGGCGCGCCAGAGCTTCCGCCATTTCGAGGGCGAGGGCGTCACCATGGAACGCCTCGGCGCGCTTCTGGGCGCGTTGCAGGAACTGCCCATGGAGGGCGCGCCGCTGCCGAAGTTCCGCTATCCATCGGCCGGCAGCCTCTATCCGGTGCAGGCCTATGTGGTGGCAAAGCCCGGCCGCGTCGCGGGGCTTGCGGGCGGGGCCTATTATTATGACCCGAGCCGCCATCGCCTCGTCGCGGTGGGACCTGGGGCGGAGATGACACCGCTTTATCCTGGCCCCAACCGGCCTTTGGTGGAGGCCTCGGCCTTCTCCCTCGTGCTGGTGGGGCGGCGGGCGGCGGTGGAGCCCCTGTACGGCCCGCTGTGGCGCGACTTCTGCCTGCTGGAGGCCGGCTACATGGGCCAGCTCCTGTCGGCCGCCGCGCCGGAGCACAGGCTCGGCCTGTGCCCGCTGGGCTTCCTCGCCGAGGGGCCGGCGCGCGCCCTGCTCGGGCTCGATGACGCGGACGTGGTGCTGCACAGCTTCGCCGGCGGGGCCATCACCGAGGCCCAGCTGGCAAGCTGGTCCCCGGAGGAGGTGCCGCAGCAGCCAAGCCCGGTGGACGAATTGCGCGCTTACCTGCGCCGCAAGCTGCCCGACTACATGCTGCCGTCGAGCTTCATCCTGCTCGATGCCCTGCCGCTCAGCGCCAACGGCAAGGTGGACCGCGACGCCCTCCCGTCCCCCGACGCCGTCCTGCCCGCTGCGGATGCGGGCGCGGCGCCGGCCACCGACGTGGAGAAGACCATCGCCGAAGTGGTGGAGGCTGTATTGCAGTTGCCGGCGCTGGGGCTCGACAGCAACTTCTTCGACCTCGGTGCCAATTCGGTGCATCTGGTGCAGATCCACCGCCGGCTCCAGGAGCAGCTGGCGCGCACCTTCCCGCTGGTGGACCTGTTCCAGAACCCCTCCATCCGCCGCCTCGCACTGTTCCTCGACGGCGGCGCGGCGGCGCTTGAAACCGACGACATCGTCGCGCGTGTGGAACGCGCCAAGCAGGACCGCGCGAGACGGCTCGCCCGCCGGCGCACCGGTGGCAATTCGACAGAAGCGGAAGCGGCATCATGA